One Sphaerisporangium krabiense DNA segment encodes these proteins:
- a CDS encoding complex I subunit 4 family protein, protein MSVLPVVLLAVPLAGAAVLLLTRAAPRWYGAVVSGVTLAVAVVVAAGFDAGRAGDVQFAIDRPWIPGLGLRFHLGVDGVSLPLVVMTALLTFLCFLYLTRHRPEGGRHRALVFTLLVLEVGMIGTFLALDLLLFFVFFEIVLVPMYFVIAVWGGAGRRAAAVKFILYTLLGSAVLLLGLLLIWAHTGTLDMVRLAEAHGAGLSRGVQVLAFLAVALGFAVKAPMWPLHTWLPAAHTEAPTVGSVLLAGVLLKMGTYGLARIAVPVLPEGAAAVAPFLGAFAVAGIVYGSLACLAQRDLKRMIAYSSVGHMGFVLLGLATLTPVGMNAALFGNIAHGVITGLLFFLAGAVKERYGTTEMSRLGSGMLARLPYLASLLTFAAIASLGVPGLAGFWGEMLALLGAFRPAPGQSRPLFLAFMAVGGLGGVLTAAYFLLMLSRLTHGPPREPLPALAYPGGGPAAEEPLVVTAEIPEEPRVRTPPDVSRPGSVQPVEGAEPVEPVATGTAVAEEREARLAAAGEGPVPPGPAAGPGRPGDVTPYELASWIPLVVLTLALGLWPKLLLSLTDPAVQAFLGAR, encoded by the coding sequence ATGAGCGTTCTGCCGGTGGTCCTCCTCGCCGTTCCGCTCGCCGGCGCGGCCGTGCTGCTGCTCACCCGCGCCGCGCCCCGCTGGTACGGCGCGGTGGTCTCGGGCGTGACGCTGGCCGTGGCCGTGGTGGTGGCCGCGGGCTTCGACGCCGGCAGGGCCGGGGACGTGCAGTTCGCGATCGACCGTCCCTGGATCCCCGGGCTCGGCCTGCGCTTCCACCTCGGCGTGGACGGGGTGTCGCTGCCGCTGGTGGTGATGACGGCGCTGCTGACGTTCCTGTGCTTCCTCTACCTGACCCGCCACCGTCCCGAGGGGGGACGCCACCGCGCGCTGGTGTTCACGCTGCTGGTGCTCGAAGTCGGCATGATCGGCACTTTCCTGGCGCTGGACCTGCTGCTGTTCTTCGTGTTCTTCGAGATCGTCCTGGTCCCGATGTACTTCGTGATCGCGGTCTGGGGCGGCGCGGGGCGCAGGGCCGCGGCGGTGAAGTTCATCCTCTACACCCTGCTCGGCTCGGCCGTCCTCCTGCTCGGCCTGCTGCTGATCTGGGCGCACACCGGCACCCTGGACATGGTCCGGCTGGCCGAGGCCCACGGGGCGGGCCTGTCGCGCGGCGTCCAGGTGCTCGCGTTCCTCGCGGTCGCGCTGGGGTTCGCGGTCAAGGCGCCGATGTGGCCGCTGCACACCTGGCTCCCCGCCGCGCACACCGAGGCGCCGACGGTCGGGTCGGTGCTGCTCGCGGGCGTCCTGCTCAAGATGGGCACCTACGGGCTCGCACGGATCGCCGTCCCGGTCCTGCCCGAGGGGGCCGCCGCCGTGGCGCCGTTCCTCGGCGCGTTCGCCGTGGCGGGCATCGTGTACGGGTCGCTGGCCTGCCTGGCGCAGCGCGACCTCAAGCGCATGATCGCGTACTCGTCGGTGGGGCACATGGGGTTCGTCCTGCTGGGGCTGGCGACGCTCACGCCCGTCGGGATGAACGCCGCTTTGTTCGGAAATATCGCCCATGGTGTGATCACGGGGCTGCTGTTCTTCCTCGCCGGCGCCGTCAAGGAGCGGTACGGGACCACCGAGATGTCCCGGCTCGGCAGCGGCATGCTCGCCCGCCTGCCGTACCTCGCCTCGCTGCTCACCTTCGCCGCCATCGCCTCGCTCGGCGTGCCCGGCCTGGCCGGGTTCTGGGGCGAGATGCTCGCGCTGCTCGGCGCCTTCCGGCCCGCCCCCGGGCAGTCACGCCCGCTGTTCCTCGCCTTCATGGCCGTCGGCGGCCTCGGCGGCGTGCTCACGGCGGCCTACTTCCTCCTCATGCTCTCCCGCCTGACCCACGGCCCGCCCCGCGAGCCCCTGCCCGCCCTCGCCTACCCCGGCGGCGGCCCCGCGGCCGAAGAACCGCTGGTCGTCACGGCCGAGATACCGGAGGAACCCCGCGTCCGCACCCCGCCCGACGTGTCACGCCCCGGAAGCGTCCAGCCGGTGGAGGGGGCCGAGCCCGTCGAGCCCGTCGCGACCGGCACCGCCGTGGCCGAGGAGCGCGAGGCCCGGCTCGCCGCCGCGGGAGAGGGCCCCGTGCCCCCCGGCCCGGCCGCCGGCCCCGGCCGTCCGGGCGACGTGACCCCGTACGAGCTGGCCTCCTGGATCCCGCTGGTGGTCCTCACGCTCGCCCTCGGCCTCTGGCCCAAGCTGCTCCTCTCCCTCACCGACCCCGCCGTCCAGGCGTTCCTGGGGGCACGATGA